The proteins below are encoded in one region of Oncorhynchus kisutch isolate 150728-3 linkage group LG14, Okis_V2, whole genome shotgun sequence:
- the LOC109904297 gene encoding syntaxin-11-like produces the protein MRDRLVDLQGVAPTPPDTDERGQGSDDEGELEQQSVVFENEDRMDSIFTEAQSMRKEIALLRMEVKHLGKQNSRFLTSVRRISSIKRDSNTLARGIKTRGEGIYRRLEKISMQHKQLEEENGANSTLVRMVRSQYVSLTGAFHEAMSEYNQAEMSQRENCKTRIQRQAEIMGKEVTGEQIEEMVETGKWNVFSDNLLTDGRTARSALTEIEKRHKELLELESRIKDIHELFFQMALLVEEQGAMVDNIEANVAATTDFVGKAQVQIKRCVTYQKKSLCRRMFCCCFPCCNK, from the coding sequence ATGAGAGACAGACTAGTTGACCTGCAGGGGGTGGCCCCCACTCctccagacacagatgaaaggggTCAGGGTAGCGATGATGAGGGAGAGCTGGAGCAGCAGTCAGTGGTGTTTGAAAATGAAGATCGGATGGACAGCATCTTCACAGAAGCCCAGTCCATGAGGAAGGAGATTGCTCTGCTCCGGATGGAAGTGAAGCACCTGGGCAAGCAAAACAGCCGATTCCTCACCTCTGTCCGGCGGATCAGCTCCATCAAACGAGACTCCAACACCCTGGCCAGGGGCATCAAGACCCGGGGGGAGGGCATCTACAGACGGCTGGAGAAGATCAGCATGCAGCACAAACAGCTGGAAGAAGAGAACGGGGCCAATTCTACCCTGGTCCGCATGGTGCGTTCTCAGTATGTTTCTCTCACCGGGGCCTTCCACGAGGCCATGTCTGAGTACAACCAAGCAGAGATGAGCCAGAGGGAGAACTGCAAGACCCGGATCCAGCGCCAGGCAGAGATCATGGGCAAGGAGGTGACCGGCGAACAGATCGAGGAGATGGTCGAGACGGGGAAGTGGAACGTGTTCTCTGACAACCTCCTGACGGACGGGCGGACGGCACGCTCAGCGCTCACAGAGATCGAGAAGCGGCACAAGGAACTGTTGGAGCTGGAGAGTCGAATCAAGGACATCCATGAGCTGTTCTTCCAGATGGCTCTGCTGGTGGAGGAACAGGGGGCCATGGTGGACAACATAGAGGCCAACGTGGCCGCCACTACAGACTTTGTGGGCAAGGCCCAGGTTCAGATCAAGAGGTGTGTGACGTACCAGAAGAAGAGCCTCTGTAGGAGAATGTTCTGTTGTTGTTTCCCTTGCTGCAACAAGTGA